Proteins from one Alysiella filiformis genomic window:
- a CDS encoding LysR family transcriptional regulator, with translation MDITQLKSFITVAHTQNLTQAAEKLFLSQPAVSAQIKSLESHIGTPLFNRNSSGMTLTRAGEVFLPEAEALLQHKHRLEIFAKTLSESYVQSVQLGLIHPVHPAKITELIDEIVQNNSETQLHIQYGMSGEILTRILAKKLHGGFFLGHINQRNLQTIMLENIPYSLICHKKYYDEILKGLPKSLNEFTWIEMSGISGSHKNLQQFWHRHKLTPKKQIICDYPQTIVDLVVSGSGLAMVPKSKAEAAIEQNRPIAIIEQFEQSLPLNFIYLDEFGEDPALQTLRDCVEQVWQVV, from the coding sequence ATGGACATCACGCAACTCAAATCCTTCATCACCGTGGCACACACCCAAAATTTAACGCAAGCTGCTGAAAAATTGTTTCTCTCGCAACCTGCCGTTTCGGCGCAAATCAAGTCTTTGGAATCGCACATTGGCACGCCCCTGTTCAACCGCAACAGCAGTGGCATGACGCTCACACGCGCAGGCGAAGTGTTTTTGCCCGAAGCCGAAGCCCTGTTACAACACAAACATCGCTTGGAAATTTTTGCCAAAACGCTGTCTGAAAGCTATGTGCAAAGCGTGCAACTGGGTTTGATTCACCCCGTACACCCCGCAAAAATCACCGAATTGATAGACGAAATTGTCCAAAACAACAGCGAAACACAATTACACATTCAATACGGCATGAGCGGCGAAATTTTGACGCGCATTTTGGCAAAAAAACTGCACGGCGGCTTTTTTTTGGGACACATCAATCAGCGCAATTTGCAAACGATTATGTTGGAAAATATTCCTTATTCATTGATTTGCCACAAAAAATATTATGATGAAATCCTCAAAGGCTTGCCCAAAAGCCTGAATGAATTTACTTGGATTGAAATGTCGGGCATTTCAGGCAGCCACAAAAATTTGCAACAATTTTGGCATCGCCACAAACTCACGCCCAAAAAACAAATCATTTGTGATTATCCGCAAACCATTGTGGATTTGGTGGTAAGCGGCTCGGGCTTGGCAATGGTGCCAAAAAGCAAAGCCGAAGCCGCCATTGAACAAAATCGCCCCATTGCGATTATTGAACAATTTGAACAAAGTTTACCTTTAAATTTCATTTATTTAGATGAATTTGGCGAAGACCCCGCCCTACAAACCCTGCGCGATTGCGTGGAACAGGTTTGGCAAGTGGTATAG
- a CDS encoding DUF485 domain-containing protein: MEHNKPDVAQERELAQRVLSHPKFKAMEKQKSILGWSFSAVMFFVYVGFIWTIGTNPQALGAKMGGGIMTVGIYAGVAMIIFAFLITLIYVWLANGKYEDMTQEVVKEVMGENK, translated from the coding sequence ATGGAACACAATAAACCCGATGTGGCACAAGAACGCGAATTGGCACAACGCGTTTTGTCTCACCCCAAATTCAAAGCCATGGAAAAACAAAAATCCATTTTGGGTTGGAGCTTTTCAGCCGTGATGTTTTTTGTTTATGTGGGTTTTATTTGGACAATTGGCACCAATCCCCAAGCATTGGGCGCAAAAATGGGCGGCGGCATCATGACCGTGGGCATTTATGCAGGTGTGGCAATGATTATTTTTGCCTTTTTGATTACACTGATTTATGTTTGGCTGGCAAACGGCAAATATGAAGACATGACACAAGAAGTGGTCAAAGAAGTGATGGGAGAAAACAAATGA
- a CDS encoding cation acetate symporter — MNKSLLGLMTLLFSNSVFAEAFSGDVQKQATNWTAIIMFFIFVGATLYITKWAAKQNKSTKDFYTGGGGISGFQNGLAIAGDYMSAASFLGISAMVFTSGYDGLIYSTGFLVGWPIVLFLVAERLRNLGKFTFSDVAAYRLAQKPVRLFAAGGSLVVVLLYLIAQVVGAGKLIQLLFGMDYLFAVILVGVLMVAYVMFGGMLATTWVQMIKAVLLLGGATFMSLMVLKHTGFSFEGMFQAAVDTHEKGEAILAPGGLVKNPIDALSLGLALMFGTAGLPHILMRFFTVPDAREARKSVVVATGFIGYFYLLTFIIGFGAIIFLTKNPDFFNEVTKNGKTVYEMIGGTNMAAVHLSKAVGGDLLLGFISAVAFATILAVVAGLTLSGASAVSHDIYASVIRKGQASQEEEMRVSKMATLALGVLSIILGLAFENQNVAFMVGLAFAVAASANFPVLMLSMFWKGLTTRGAVVGGFAGLIGAFLLIILGPSVWVSVLHNKEAIFPYGNPAIFTIPLAFIVSIIVSLLDNSEQAKKDKEGFEAQYVRSMTGIGAAGASDH; from the coding sequence ATGAACAAATCGCTTTTGGGTTTGATGACCCTGCTGTTTTCAAACAGCGTGTTTGCCGAAGCCTTTTCGGGCGATGTGCAAAAGCAGGCAACCAACTGGACTGCCATCATCATGTTTTTCATTTTTGTGGGTGCAACTTTGTACATCACAAAATGGGCAGCCAAACAAAATAAATCCACCAAAGATTTCTACACAGGCGGCGGTGGCATTTCGGGTTTCCAAAATGGTTTGGCGATTGCGGGCGATTACATGTCGGCAGCCTCATTTTTGGGGATTTCGGCAATGGTGTTCACATCAGGTTATGATGGCTTGATTTATTCAACAGGTTTCTTGGTGGGCTGGCCGATTGTGTTGTTTTTGGTGGCGGAGCGTTTGCGTAACTTGGGTAAATTCACATTCTCTGATGTGGCGGCTTACCGTTTGGCGCAAAAACCTGTGCGTTTGTTTGCGGCGGGTGGTTCGCTGGTGGTGGTGTTGCTGTATCTCATCGCGCAAGTGGTGGGTGCGGGTAAACTGATTCAACTGCTGTTTGGTATGGACTATTTGTTTGCCGTGATTTTGGTGGGCGTGTTGATGGTCGCTTATGTGATGTTTGGCGGTATGTTGGCAACCACTTGGGTGCAAATGATTAAAGCCGTATTGCTGTTGGGCGGTGCAACATTCATGTCGCTGATGGTATTGAAACACACAGGATTCAGCTTTGAAGGCATGTTTCAGGCAGCCGTGGACACCCACGAAAAAGGCGAAGCCATTCTTGCCCCTGGTGGTTTGGTTAAAAATCCGATTGACGCATTGTCTTTGGGCTTGGCGTTGATGTTTGGTACAGCAGGTTTGCCACACATTTTGATGCGTTTCTTTACCGTACCCGATGCGCGTGAGGCGCGTAAATCGGTGGTGGTGGCAACAGGTTTCATTGGTTATTTCTACTTGCTGACGTTTATTATTGGTTTTGGTGCGATTATTTTCTTGACCAAAAACCCAGATTTCTTTAATGAAGTAACCAAAAACGGCAAAACCGTTTATGAAATGATTGGCGGCACGAATATGGCTGCGGTTCACTTGTCCAAAGCGGTGGGTGGCGACTTGTTGTTGGGCTTCATTTCTGCGGTGGCATTTGCAACGATTTTGGCAGTAGTAGCTGGTTTGACCTTGTCTGGCGCGTCTGCGGTGAGCCATGATATTTACGCTTCGGTTATCCGCAAAGGTCAAGCATCGCAAGAAGAAGAAATGCGCGTTTCCAAAATGGCAACTTTGGCTTTGGGCGTATTGTCCATCATCTTGGGCTTGGCGTTTGAAAATCAAAACGTGGCATTTATGGTGGGCTTGGCATTTGCGGTGGCGGCTTCGGCTAACTTCCCCGTGTTGATGTTGAGCATGTTCTGGAAAGGTTTGACGACTCGTGGCGCGGTAGTGGGCGGTTTCGCTGGTTTGATTGGCGCATTCTTGCTGATTATCTTGGGTCCAAGCGTGTGGGTAAGCGTGTTGCACAACAAAGAAGCCATTTTCCCATATGGCAACCCTGCGATTTTCACGATTCCTTTGGCGTTCATCGTTTCCATCATCGTGTCTTTGTTGGACAATTCGGAACAAGCGAAGAAAGACAAAGAAGGCTTTGAAGCACAATATGTGCGCTCTATGACAGGCATTGGTGCGGCAGGCGCGTCTGACCACTAA
- a CDS encoding murein hydrolase activator EnvC family protein, which translates to MLSVSHFIRPLALSLAILSTLAACSSSGKTSTTRVCKNLASNQYCVQSGDTLSRIAQRHKVSVNDLKAWNHLRSDTIQIGQALIVRGSAPVYNAPRPSNAIALQMPVQGTIIATYSSANKGLDIAAPRGTLVHAAADGTVIYAGQGVRGYGKLVLIRHSPTTITAYAHNDNVLVAEKTNVRAGQIISSVGETGRNDGRTALHFELRINGKHVNPAAYLR; encoded by the coding sequence ATGCTATCGGTTTCCCATTTTATTCGTCCGCTTGCACTTTCGCTGGCGATTTTAAGCACTTTGGCTGCCTGTTCCAGTAGCGGCAAAACCAGCACCACGCGCGTGTGCAAAAATTTGGCATCAAACCAATATTGCGTGCAATCGGGCGACACATTAAGCCGCATCGCCCAACGCCATAAAGTCAGCGTAAACGATTTGAAAGCGTGGAACCATTTACGCAGCGACACCATTCAAATTGGTCAAGCCTTGATTGTGCGCGGCAGTGCGCCTGTTTACAATGCACCGCGTCCCAGCAATGCCATTGCCCTGCAAATGCCTGTGCAAGGCACCATTATCGCCACATACAGCAGCGCCAACAAGGGCTTGGACATTGCCGCACCGCGTGGCACTTTGGTTCATGCCGCAGCCGATGGCACGGTCATTTATGCAGGACAAGGTGTGCGTGGTTATGGCAAATTGGTGTTGATTCGCCACAGCCCCACCACCATCACCGCCTATGCCCACAACGACAATGTGCTGGTTGCTGAAAAAACCAATGTTCGCGCAGGGCAAATCATTTCATCGGTGGGCGAAACGGGTCGCAATGATGGCAGAACCGCCTTGCATTTTGAATTGCGCATCAACGGCAAACACGTTAATCCTGCCGCTTATTTGCGCTAA
- a CDS encoding FxsA family protein yields the protein MQFVGIFFFVAFILEILSIVFVGKLLGGLATFGLMILSAMLGAFLLRNMGNISKVILAGGVLKNGTVSWYELLLPIRVPVAGLLLILPGFLSDVLALLLLIPFSGKAVATPNSQSHFSANGFQYHKAKPDDDVIEGDFVVRDANGNAQAKQSQKNQDVIEHRP from the coding sequence ATGCAATTTGTGGGTATTTTCTTTTTCGTGGCGTTTATTTTGGAGATTTTGTCCATCGTGTTTGTGGGCAAGCTGCTGGGCGGTTTGGCAACATTTGGCTTAATGATTTTGAGTGCCATGTTGGGTGCATTTTTGTTGCGCAATATGGGCAACATCAGCAAAGTGATTTTGGCAGGTGGCGTGCTGAAAAACGGAACGGTGTCTTGGTATGAATTGCTGTTGCCGATTCGTGTGCCTGTGGCAGGTTTGTTGTTGATTTTGCCAGGGTTTTTGAGTGATGTTTTGGCTTTGTTGTTGTTGATACCGTTTTCGGGTAAAGCGGTGGCAACGCCCAATTCACAATCGCATTTCAGCGCAAACGGTTTTCAATACCACAAAGCCAAGCCCGATGATGATGTGATTGAAGGCGATTTTGTGGTACGCGATGCAAATGGCAATGCCCAAGCCAAACAATCCCAAAAAAATCAAGATGTGATAGAACATCGCCCTTAA
- the lpdA gene encoding dihydrolipoyl dehydrogenase, whose translation MMTIELKVPDIGGHENVDIIAVEIKVGDTVELEQTLITLETDKATMDVPATHAGVIKEVKVKVGDKISEGGVIALVEAAGASETKQPESPKPVEIKQETPAPQAASFSGSADAEYDVVVLGGGPGGYSAAFAAADEGLKVAIVEQYSTLGGVCLNVGCIPSKALLHNAAVIDEVKHLAANGIKYPEPEIDIDQLRGYKEKVIGKLTGGLAGMAKARKVDLIQGFGKFVGANHIEVALTESTQYEHASETGAKKTVQFKNAIIAVGSRVVNLPFIPKDPRIVDSTGALELRTQNGKLPEKMLVIGGGIIGLEMGTVYSTLGARLDVVEMMDGLMQGADRDLVKVWEKMNAHRFDNIMTNTKTVAVEAKEDGIYVTFEGEKAPKEPQKYDLVLVAAGRAPNGKLCGAENAGVAVTERGFIEVDKQQRTNVPHIYAIGDVVGQPMLAHKAVHEGHVAAENCAGHKAYFDARVIPGVAYTDPEVAWVGVTEEIAKRDGIKITKSVFPWAASGRAIANGRDEGFTKLIFDAETGRIIGGGIVGTHAGDMIGEICLAIEMGCDAEDIGKTIHPHPTLGESIGMAAEVALGVCTDLPPQRKKK comes from the coding sequence ATCATGACAATTGAACTGAAAGTCCCCGACATTGGCGGACACGAAAATGTGGACATCATCGCCGTAGAAATCAAAGTGGGCGATACCGTTGAATTGGAACAAACTTTAATCACTTTGGAAACCGACAAAGCCACCATGGACGTGCCAGCCACCCACGCTGGTGTGATTAAAGAAGTGAAAGTGAAAGTGGGCGACAAAATCTCCGAAGGCGGCGTGATTGCCCTTGTGGAAGCCGCAGGTGCAAGCGAAACCAAGCAGCCTGAATCCCCCAAACCCGTTGAAATCAAACAAGAAACCCCTGCACCGCAAGCCGCCAGCTTTTCAGGCAGCGCAGACGCAGAATACGATGTGGTGGTATTGGGTGGCGGGCCAGGTGGCTATTCTGCCGCCTTTGCTGCCGCAGACGAAGGCTTGAAAGTGGCGATTGTGGAGCAATACAGCACTTTGGGTGGCGTGTGCTTGAACGTGGGTTGCATTCCGTCCAAAGCCCTGTTGCACAACGCGGCAGTGATTGACGAAGTGAAACATTTGGCAGCAAACGGCATCAAATACCCCGAGCCAGAAATTGACATTGACCAGTTGCGCGGCTACAAAGAAAAAGTCATCGGCAAATTGACTGGCGGCTTGGCTGGCATGGCAAAAGCGCGTAAAGTGGATTTGATTCAAGGATTTGGCAAATTTGTGGGCGCAAACCACATTGAAGTGGCTTTGACCGAATCCACACAATACGAACACGCCAGCGAAACAGGCGCGAAAAAAACCGTGCAATTCAAAAACGCGATTATTGCCGTGGGCAGCCGCGTGGTGAATTTGCCCTTTATCCCCAAAGACCCACGCATTGTGGACAGCACAGGCGCGTTGGAATTGCGTACCCAAAACGGCAAGCTGCCTGAAAAAATGCTGGTTATCGGTGGCGGCATCATTGGTTTGGAAATGGGCACGGTGTACAGCACCTTGGGCGCGCGCTTGGACGTGGTGGAAATGATGGACGGCTTAATGCAAGGCGCAGACCGCGATTTGGTTAAAGTGTGGGAAAAAATGAACGCCCATCGCTTTGACAACATCATGACCAACACCAAAACCGTTGCCGTAGAAGCCAAAGAAGACGGCATTTACGTTACGTTTGAAGGCGAAAAAGCCCCCAAAGAGCCGCAAAAATACGATTTGGTGTTGGTTGCCGCAGGTCGCGCACCGAATGGCAAACTGTGTGGCGCGGAAAACGCAGGTGTTGCCGTTACCGAACGCGGTTTCATTGAAGTGGACAAGCAACAACGCACCAATGTGCCACACATTTACGCGATTGGCGATGTGGTCGGACAACCGATGTTGGCGCACAAAGCGGTGCATGAAGGACACGTTGCTGCCGAAAATTGCGCGGGACACAAAGCCTATTTTGACGCGCGTGTGATTCCGGGGGTGGCGTACACCGACCCCGAAGTGGCGTGGGTAGGCGTTACCGAAGAAATCGCCAAACGCGATGGCATTAAAATCACCAAATCCGTGTTCCCATGGGCGGCGAGCGGTCGTGCGATTGCCAACGGTCGCGATGAAGGCTTTACCAAACTGATTTTTGACGCGGAAACGGGTCGCATTATTGGCGGTGGCATTGTTGGCACACACGCTGGCGACATGATTGGCGAAATTTGTTTGGCGATTGAAATGGGTTGCGATGCGGAAGACATCGGCAAAACCATTCACCCACACCCCACTTTGGGCGAAAGCATTGGCATGGCGGCAGAAGTGGCTTTGGGCGTTTGCACCGATTTGCCGCCACAACGCAAAAAGAAATAA
- a CDS encoding tetratricopeptide repeat protein, translating into MFKKIIILFGLVALNACATSSPNNATPNSEMAVQAASEVLAAPEIQAASDIAQQPESESLPYPTLDKQNQIDQLIIKINQLEEKMAQLNTRIRQLERHAQTPPPKVARPTPPSATKRKLLPEKTLTIKAQNHAPEQEDNPPPTVNPLQAAQNAYAQKQYHTVIEQLRGADSGGDGSPNAQQQMFLLLQSHLKLNHCQSVIQMGRHFASRFSGSPNAPQALFAVGQCQWQIQQRDIAKDTWRDIIRRYPQSPVAQAAAHAMKQK; encoded by the coding sequence ATGTTTAAAAAAATCATCATCTTATTTGGATTAGTGGCACTCAATGCCTGTGCCACTTCATCGCCCAACAACGCCACCCCCAACAGCGAAATGGCGGTTCAAGCTGCCAGCGAAGTGCTTGCCGCGCCCGAAATTCAGGCTGCCAGCGACATTGCCCAGCAGCCTGAAAGCGAATCTTTGCCCTACCCCACTTTGGACAAGCAAAATCAAATTGACCAATTAATCATAAAAATCAATCAACTAGAAGAAAAAATGGCTCAACTCAACACGCGCATTCGCCAATTAGAACGCCATGCCCAAACACCACCGCCCAAAGTGGCACGTCCCACGCCCCCATCTGCCACCAAACGCAAATTGCTGCCTGAAAAAACCCTTACCATCAAAGCGCAAAACCATGCGCCTGAACAGGAAGACAATCCCCCACCCACCGTCAATCCCTTACAGGCAGCGCAAAATGCCTACGCGCAAAAACAGTATCACACCGTGATTGAACAATTACGCGGTGCCGACAGTGGCGGCGATGGCAGCCCCAATGCCCAGCAGCAGATGTTTTTGCTGTTGCAAAGCCATTTGAAATTGAATCATTGCCAATCGGTCATTCAAATGGGCAGACATTTTGCCTCGCGCTTTTCAGGCAGCCCCAATGCACCCCAAGCGTTGTTTGCGGTGGGACAATGCCAATGGCAAATTCAGCAGCGCGACATCGCCAAAGACACTTGGCGCGACATCATACGGCGTTATCCGCAAAGCCCCGTTGCCCAAGCCGCCGCCCATGCCATGAAACAAAAATAG
- a CDS encoding class I SAM-dependent methyltransferase, protein MTVHAPTFTPELLAYLRQISETESPILTQIRHETAQHRLGKMAIAPEQAAFLTWLARLMGASKYLEIGTFTGYSSTAMALALPEHARLTCCDINVTFTDIAQQNWQRAGVAHKITLHLQPALITLQELLDAGEAESYDIAFIDADKPPTPHYYESCLKLVRRGGIIAIDNILLNGRITQNPNENSPASHAILQKFNASLPHDPRIVPFTLPLGDGLTLLMKK, encoded by the coding sequence ATGACCGTTCACGCTCCCACTTTCACGCCCGAACTTTTGGCATATTTGCGCCAAATCAGCGAAACCGAATCCCCCATACTCACCCAAATTCGCCACGAAACCGCACAACATCGCTTGGGCAAAATGGCAATCGCCCCCGAACAAGCCGCCTTTTTAACGTGGCTGGCGCGATTGATGGGCGCAAGCAAATATCTGGAAATCGGCACATTCACAGGATACAGCAGCACCGCCATGGCACTTGCCCTGCCCGAACACGCACGGCTAACCTGTTGCGACATCAACGTTACCTTTACCGACATCGCCCAGCAAAATTGGCAACGCGCTGGTGTGGCACACAAAATCACATTGCACTTGCAACCCGCACTCATCACATTGCAAGAACTGCTGGACGCTGGCGAAGCCGAAAGCTACGACATCGCCTTTATTGATGCCGACAAACCGCCCACACCCCATTATTACGAAAGCTGCCTGAAACTGGTTCGGCGCGGCGGCATCATCGCCATAGACAATATTCTGCTCAATGGGCGCATCACGCAAAATCCCAATGAAAACAGCCCTGCCAGCCACGCCATTTTACAAAAATTCAACGCCAGCCTGCCCCACGACCCACGCATTGTGCCGTTTACCCTGCCCTTGGGCGATGGCTTAACTTTATTGATGAAAAAATAA
- a CDS encoding DUF3460 family protein, whose amino-acid sequence MYDKYQSDTTQFLNDLIQKNPELEQERLQNRALLWDVTLNPEEQAQYEAAKLPKKPYAYQPD is encoded by the coding sequence ATGTACGACAAATACCAATCCGACACCACCCAATTTTTAAACGATTTAATCCAAAAAAACCCCGAACTGGAACAAGAACGCTTGCAAAACCGCGCCCTGTTGTGGGACGTAACCCTCAATCCCGAAGAGCAAGCCCAATACGAAGCCGCCAAATTGCCCAAAAAACCCTACGCCTATCAGCCCGACTAA
- a CDS encoding IS630 family transposase (programmed frameshift), which yields MAHSTELRNKALSYYEQCKNISKVAQAYQISRNTLYLWIRLKAQTGSLNHQVKGQNANKLNSQKLAEHIQQHPDAYLHEIAEHFNCSKSAIFYALKRMGITRKKRPTTYKEQDPNKVKDYLNQLAEFFDYQRVYLDETGFDTYLFRPYARSPKGQVIKAQISGKKYQRLSLVAAQVGNKLIAPMIYQNTMTSAFFETWFEQCLLPILNKKSVIILDNARFHRMGILREMAHKWGHKILPLAPYSPELNPIERTWANIKRYMRAILPSGRHFTDTLVSYSYFN from the exons ATGGCACATTCAACAGAACTGCGAAATAAAGCATTAAGCTATTATGAACAATGCAAAAATATCAGTAAAGTCGCCCAAGCTTACCAAATATCCAGAAATACGCTTTACCTATGGATACGCTTGAAAGCGCAAACAGGCAGCTTAAATCATCAAGTAAAGGGGCAAAATGCCAATAAATTGAACAGCCAAAAATTGGCTGAACATATACAACAACACCCTGATGCTTATTTGCATGAAATAGCTGAACATTTTAATTGTTCAAAATCAGCCATTTTTTATGCACTCAAAAGAATGGGTATCACGCGTAAAAAAAGAC CCACCACATACAAAGAACAAGACCCAAATAAAGTAAAAGATTATTTAAATCAACTGGCTGAATTTTTTGACTATCAGCGTGTTTATTTGGATGAAACGGGATTTGATACTTACTTATTTCGTCCTTATGCGCGTAGCCCAAAGGGGCAGGTCATCAAAGCCCAAATCAGTGGTAAAAAGTACCAACGCTTATCGCTTGTTGCCGCACAAGTCGGCAACAAACTGATTGCCCCTATGATTTATCAAAACACAATGACCAGTGCTTTTTTTGAAACATGGTTTGAGCAATGTTTATTGCCTATTTTAAATAAAAAATCTGTCATTATTTTGGATAATGCACGATTTCATCGTATGGGTATTTTGCGTGAAATGGCGCACAAATGGGGGCATAAAATCTTGCCGCTTGCACCTTATTCACCAGAGCTTAATCCCATAGAACGGACATGGGCAAACATCAAGAGATATATGCGAGCCATTTTACCTAGTGGAAGGCATTTTACTGATACGTTAGTGTCCTATTCTTATTTTAACTGA
- a CDS encoding phospholipase D family protein, giving the protein MFRYVILLLACVLSACTSLPDLQQRTPSIYIPTQHAPRLEQVLQLPSVQHTAPPNAHVHILDKAQDAFVARATLIDHADVSLDLRYYIWRDDVSGRLLLQKLWQAAQRGVRVRLLLDDNNTRGMDNILFALNQHDKIEVRLFNPFLNRRWRALGYLSDFPRVNRRMHNKSFTADNRVSIIGGRNVGDEYFHTHAETLFSDMDVLLSGSIVTQISADFDRYWQSNSSYPLESIIKKIPAPQLANALQILQSPPQPKAHLYLNSLKNTDLNQAIAHKNVQHLPAQADLISDDPAKALDRHTSVNIASSLNAALKQPQSEIYLVSPYFVPTQKGTQKIQEWAKQGKNITVFTNSLRATDVAAVHSGYARYRKALLQAGVRLFEFKPDHAVPSNKDKGLTGNSSASLHAKTFIVDRQRVFVGSLNLDPRSARLNTEMGVVIHNAALASQMQRQMQQQAQEVAYRVSLDPHGKPQWQDPQTGKTSHREPEARFWKRTISKILSWLPIERLL; this is encoded by the coding sequence ATGTTTCGTTATGTGATTTTACTGCTGGCGTGTGTGTTGTCGGCTTGCACCAGCTTGCCCGATTTGCAACAGCGCACGCCCAGCATTTACATTCCCACCCAACACGCGCCACGCTTGGAACAGGTGCTGCAACTGCCATCGGTGCAACACACCGCGCCACCCAATGCCCACGTTCACATTTTGGATAAGGCGCAAGACGCTTTTGTTGCACGCGCCACGCTGATTGACCATGCCGATGTGTCATTGGATTTGCGCTATTACATTTGGCGCGATGATGTTTCAGGCAGGCTGCTGTTGCAAAAACTGTGGCAAGCCGCCCAACGTGGCGTGCGCGTTCGCCTGCTGCTGGACGACAACAACACACGCGGCATGGACAATATTTTATTCGCATTAAATCAACACGATAAAATTGAAGTGCGCCTGTTTAACCCCTTTTTAAACAGACGCTGGCGGGCATTGGGCTATTTGTCCGATTTTCCGCGCGTCAATCGCCGCATGCACAACAAATCGTTTACCGCAGACAATCGCGTCAGCATCATTGGCGGCAGAAATGTGGGCGATGAATATTTCCACACCCATGCCGAAACCCTGTTTTCCGACATGGACGTGCTGCTTTCAGGCAGCATTGTTACCCAAATTTCTGCCGATTTTGACCGCTACTGGCAAAGCAACTCATCTTATCCACTGGAAAGCATCATCAAAAAAATCCCAGCCCCCCAGTTGGCAAACGCCCTACAAATCCTCCAATCGCCACCGCAACCCAAAGCCCATTTGTATTTAAACAGCCTGAAAAACACCGATTTAAACCAAGCCATCGCCCACAAAAACGTGCAACACCTGCCCGCCCAAGCCGATTTAATCAGCGATGACCCAGCCAAAGCCCTAGACCGCCACACCAGCGTCAATATCGCCAGCAGCCTCAACGCCGCCTTAAAGCAGCCCCAAAGCGAAATTTATCTGGTCAGCCCCTATTTTGTGCCCACCCAAAAAGGCACACAAAAAATCCAAGAATGGGCAAAACAAGGCAAAAACATCACCGTGTTCACCAATTCACTGCGCGCCACCGATGTGGCAGCCGTGCATTCGGGCTACGCACGTTATCGCAAAGCACTTTTGCAAGCAGGCGTGCGCCTATTTGAATTTAAGCCCGACCACGCCGTACCGTCCAACAAAGACAAAGGCTTAACAGGCAACTCATCAGCCAGCCTGCACGCCAAAACCTTTATCGTGGACAGACAGCGCGTGTTTGTCGGTTCACTCAATCTCGACCCCCGTTCCGCGCGGCTGAACACCGAAATGGGCGTGGTCATACACAATGCTGCGCTCGCCAGCCAAATGCAACGCCAAATGCAACAGCAAGCCCAAGAAGTCGCCTACCGCGTCAGCCTCGACCCACACGGCAAACCCCAATGGCAAGACCCCCAAACAGGCAAAACCAGCCACCGCGAACCCGAAGCCCGTTTTTGGAAACGCACCATCAGCAAAATTTTATCGTGGTTGCCGATTGAACGATTGCTGTAA